The sequence GGGGTGCAAGATTGTAGAAAAAGTTCCCAAGGAAGTAGTGGAATACTTTGATATGATGGATGATGGAGATACATCAATACCACCTAGATTTAGCTGTGAGAGTTGTGGAGCAGAAATGTATCCCAAAGATTATATAGGAGTTCATGGAGAGCACTATAAAATATAAATGAATTTAAGTGCGCCGAATGGCGCTTTTTTTATTATGGAAAAATAATATTACTAGTGATTTTTGTCATATAAATTATGATTATCTTGTGGTAAGATAACTGTAAAATAACTTTAGGAGGGAGTATAGTATGGATTTTTATCAAAGGTTTAGTCAATATTATGATGATATTTTTCCCTTTGCTCAACAACAATATAGTTTCTTAAATAGTTTAATTAAAGAAAAGGATAGAGTATTAGATGTAGCTTGTGGAACAGGAAATTATATTATTGAATTATGTAAAAATAACGATATTGATGGTGTTGGTTTGGATTTAGATTCTGCTATGATTAAAAAAGCTGAAACTAAAGGGCAAGGTCTTACTAATTTGCAATTATTAGTTAAAAATATGTTAGAGATAGATGAGTTTAACCAAGAGTTTGATTTAGTGTACTGTATTGGCAATTCTTTACCCCATTTAGTGGATAAATCTTTAATTTTAAAATTTATTCAAAAGGTTTTCCAGATACTAAGGAATCATGGAAGATTAGTTTTGCAAACGGTAAATTATGATAATAATCCTAAGAGTTTAAAAACCATTGTTAATGAAGAAAAGAATATTAAATTTATACGTAATTATGAGTATCATATAAAAGAAGGAAAAAGAATAGTCGATTTTTGTACAATTCTAGAGGGTAAGGACTTTCGTTTATCGGGAAAGGTACATTTATATCCTATAAAAAGTAATGAATTGATAGAAATGTTACAAAGTGTTGGTTTTAAAGAAATTCAGGTTTTCGGTAGTTTTAGTAGAGAAGAATTTAAACCTCAGAATAGTAGTTCTTTAGTGGTTTTAGCAAAAAAATAAATAAAAAGTTACCAAATTGGTAACTATACTTTTAGAACAAAGTATATACTTTGGAATAAAAGTAAAGGCGGGAATTAAGTGCAACAAATACTTTTAAATAAAGGGGCAAATATTGAGCAAATATTAGGTAAAGTACAAGAATTGTTAATTGAAGTATGTAAAAGTAATAGTCAATACTGTAATTATCTAACAGAATATCTCTTAAATAGAGGGGGTAAAAGGTTAAGACCCCTATTGGTTATTTTAATTGGGAAAAATAATAATATGGATGAATTAGTAAAAGTTGCAGCAGCCTCAGAACTTATCCATACTGCTTCATTAGTACATGATGATATTGTAGATAATTCCCCTTTAAGAAGGGGTATTCAAACTATCAACAGTAGATGGAATAACAGTGTAGCAGTATTGGTTGGTGATTTTTTATTTGCAAAAGCCTTTGAGCTACTCTGTGAAATTAAACAAGGGGAAATCCTTTCCCATTATACAAAAGCCATTTCATATATGAGTATTGGTGAATTAGAACAGTTGAAAAATAGATTTAATCCAGGTAAAACAGTGGAACAATATTATTTAGAAATATACGGAAAGACTGGGGTATTGATAGCTACTTGTTGTAAAGCTGGTGGAATTTTACGGGATATGTCACAGAATGAAGTTAATAATCTCACAGTATACGGAACGGAAGTAGGTTATGCTTTTCAAATAATGGATGATATTTTAGATATTAAAGGGAATGAAAATACTTTAGGTAAGCCTATTTTTAATGATTTAAAAGAAGGAAATATCACATTGCCTTTAATTCTTTTATTACAAAAAATGTCTAATAGGGGATTAGTAGAAGAAATAATTGTAGAAAAAAGGTTTACTGAGAATAACTTAAAATTTATTTATAATATGTTATCGGAATATAATATTATAGAACTTTGTTTAGAAATAGCTAAAAATCATATTCAAAAAGCTTTAATGGCCTTAGATAAGATAGAGGATTGTAATGAGAAGAATAAATTAAAGAAAATTGCAGAATTTATTTTAACTAGAAATTATTAAAGAATTTCCTTTTTCCGAAGATATAAACACATGCGATACATAACTTTAGTTTCACTATCTAAAGAGTTTATTAACTCTAAAGCAAGGGTTTCTTGCTTATTTTTATATACCTTTGGATCAGATAAATACATGGCTAATAAACCTTTAACGATTGTTTCATGAAATCTCTTTTCCTTGACCCTTTGAAGGTTTAACAAACTGTTTTCAATAAATAGCATAAGTCGATTTTTTACTTGTTGATAGTTATTGTAATAACTAATAAAGTTTAGATCTCCTTCGAGTTGATCTTCCTTTAAATCTATTAGATAATCTAAGAGAATATGAAGACCAGCAATCCAAGGAAAGTAAGCACTGCAGAGATTTTTAATCTCTAAATGTGCTATATTTTTTTTTCTAGCTAAACGAATTAAAGCAAAGATTGGTAAAGTTGAGCCAGTTGCTGCAGCAAATTCCCACCAGTATAACCCTTTAGTTGATTTTTTCTGATCATTAAACCATGTAATCAGCTTATTTTCCCTTACTTGGGGATGTAGATGTTTAAAAACCTGTAAATCTCTATATAGACTTGTAAATTCTAATAGGGGGTATTTAACATGATGAAATGATGGAAGGAAAGATATTACTTTTTGACATTCCTCTACAAGGAAATTTAAGTACCCACCATCATCGGAATATGGATAATATTTGTAATAATTTACGGGAGAATTACAATGGGTAGGGGTTAAGGAGTCAATCATTGATTTATGTAAATGTTCAAAGGCCCTTTCATCGAAAATTCCTTTTCTATCACATAAATTATCTAAGTAATCACTAATGGTTTGAAAGGAAGTAATAAAAGGTAAAATTTCATAACAATTTAAGGCATATATGCTACCACCTAAACAGTGAAATTCTTTATTTTCTATACTTAGAATTCCTTGCTCCCGTAAATGGGGGCACGGCATTTGTAAAACAGATTTTTTATAGTTTTTTAAATTGCTTTTTACTTTTGGGAAGATCCGGAAAATATAGGGAAATAAAATAAAATTTATCATAATTTTATACCTCGCAAGTTTTTATAGATATTTTAACCCTTTATTATACAAGTATTAGTTTAAAAAAATAATAAGCTCTAATTGTTAGAGCTGCAGACTGAAGACAAACTATAGACAAAGTCATCATCAGCTGTGGTAATTAAACAAAGATACGATTAAGTTGAGGAGATAGATTTAAGAGCTGATTAGATAAAAGGAAGAAGGGGTGAGGAACAGGACGTTCCGAAAGCTCTATTGAGCCATGGACGGCGAATTAGAGCGGTACCCTTCTTCCTTTTAGATAGAAGCCTTAAATCTCGACGGAGACTTTGTTAGAATGTTTAATTACCACAGCCTTTTAAAAATGACTTTGTCTACAAACTAAAGCTCTAATTGTTAGAGCTGTTTTTAAAAAATTTATAGTAAAAATTTTTAATAAATAAATATAGACCACTACCTAAAACTACTAAATAGAAAGTGAAAAATCTAGTTATAACTGCTGTAACTAAAGCTTTTTCTGTTGAAACTGAGGATAACTTTAACAATAGGGTCATAATCCCTTCATAAGTTCCTATACTTCCTGGAGTAGTTGGAAGCATACTTACCCCGTAAGTAATAAAAATAATTGTCGATACTTCTAAAAAATTTAATTGGATATTTAAAGCTTTAGAGATAATTAATAATTTTAAAGGGAACCCTAGCCAAACTATAAGGTTATTTACTATTAGATAGATAAGTAAGTTTTTTTTGTCTTTAAAAAGGAGGAGATTTTGATAAACTTTTTTAATAAAACTGGAGATAACCCTCTTTAGATTTTCTGGAATAAATCTATAGATACCAATAATTATACCAAGGCCTAAGGTAATCAGGAGAAATGTTTGATTAATATTTAAAGGTATTTTTAATTTAGTATTAAAGATTGAAAAAACAAATAGAGATAGGAAAATTAAAAAGCTTAAGGTTTTTTGTAGTATAATAACTGCTATTCCTTCGTTGTATTGTAAATTGAAGTTTTTTTTCAATAAAATTAGTTTTACTCCTTCACCACCTGACTTTACCCCAGGGGTAATGGATTCTGTAAAAGTTCCTATCAAGTTTAGTTCAACTACTTTTAAAAAATTAATATTGGAATTAAAAACCTTTATTAAAATATACCATTGATGTGATATTACCATTATCGTTAAGATTTGCAGCATTAGGAGGGTAAATATAGTGAATATATTTAGATTTAGAAGGTGTTGAAAAACTTTAATATCAATTTTTACTATAGTTACAAAGAAAAAAATAGTGGTCACTAAATACAATAAATATTTATAGATTTTTTTATTCATTTTTGATATCCCCAGGATAGAACATGATGATTTTATTATAAGTCAATTGGTTAATAGATTTCTCTTTATAATTTTGAATAGCTAAATCTTTAATGGGAGTATAAAACTTTGTAAAAGCTTTTTTGGGAACTCTCATTAGTATTTTGGTATTTTTACGGCAATGAGACTTTAAATTAGCTAAAATTTGATTTTTAGGTTGAGCTTGAAGTGGTAAAAAAATGACGGTATAATCCTTTGGATCAACAAAC comes from Anaerobranca gottschalkii DSM 13577 and encodes:
- a CDS encoding class I SAM-dependent methyltransferase; amino-acid sequence: MDFYQRFSQYYDDIFPFAQQQYSFLNSLIKEKDRVLDVACGTGNYIIELCKNNDIDGVGLDLDSAMIKKAETKGQGLTNLQLLVKNMLEIDEFNQEFDLVYCIGNSLPHLVDKSLILKFIQKVFQILRNHGRLVLQTVNYDNNPKSLKTIVNEEKNIKFIRNYEYHIKEGKRIVDFCTILEGKDFRLSGKVHLYPIKSNELIEMLQSVGFKEIQVFGSFSREEFKPQNSSSLVVLAKK
- a CDS encoding polyprenyl synthetase family protein gives rise to the protein MQQILLNKGANIEQILGKVQELLIEVCKSNSQYCNYLTEYLLNRGGKRLRPLLVILIGKNNNMDELVKVAAASELIHTASLVHDDIVDNSPLRRGIQTINSRWNNSVAVLVGDFLFAKAFELLCEIKQGEILSHYTKAISYMSIGELEQLKNRFNPGKTVEQYYLEIYGKTGVLIATCCKAGGILRDMSQNEVNNLTVYGTEVGYAFQIMDDILDIKGNENTLGKPIFNDLKEGNITLPLILLLQKMSNRGLVEEIIVEKRFTENNLKFIYNMLSEYNIIELCLEIAKNHIQKALMALDKIEDCNEKNKLKKIAEFILTRNY
- a CDS encoding tetraprenyl-beta-curcumene synthase family protein, which codes for MINFILFPYIFRIFPKVKSNLKNYKKSVLQMPCPHLREQGILSIENKEFHCLGGSIYALNCYEILPFITSFQTISDYLDNLCDRKGIFDERAFEHLHKSMIDSLTPTHCNSPVNYYKYYPYSDDGGYLNFLVEECQKVISFLPSFHHVKYPLLEFTSLYRDLQVFKHLHPQVRENKLITWFNDQKKSTKGLYWWEFAAATGSTLPIFALIRLARKKNIAHLEIKNLCSAYFPWIAGLHILLDYLIDLKEDQLEGDLNFISYYNNYQQVKNRLMLFIENSLLNLQRVKEKRFHETIVKGLLAMYLSDPKVYKNKQETLALELINSLDSETKVMYRMCLYLRKKEIL
- a CDS encoding lysylphosphatidylglycerol synthase transmembrane domain-containing protein; translation: MNKKIYKYLLYLVTTIFFFVTIVKIDIKVFQHLLNLNIFTIFTLLMLQILTIMVISHQWYILIKVFNSNINFLKVVELNLIGTFTESITPGVKSGGEGVKLILLKKNFNLQYNEGIAVIILQKTLSFLIFLSLFVFSIFNTKLKIPLNINQTFLLITLGLGIIIGIYRFIPENLKRVISSFIKKVYQNLLLFKDKKNLLIYLIVNNLIVWLGFPLKLLIISKALNIQLNFLEVSTIIFITYGVSMLPTTPGSIGTYEGIMTLLLKLSSVSTEKALVTAVITRFFTFYLVVLGSGLYLFIKNFYYKFFKNSSNN